From a region of the Coffea arabica cultivar ET-39 chromosome 3e, Coffea Arabica ET-39 HiFi, whole genome shotgun sequence genome:
- the LOC113737624 gene encoding uncharacterized protein, translated as MHDVKFAAICEPKADVSQIEYIRLRLSFDAIEINMSGDLWVFYSLPFTCSVLGRSSQHISLLVYHSWLPGNLVVSFVHASCSREERRALWHALLADKPTSVPWCVCGDFNVILEPQEKRGGRPFGNTEGQELLSFMEEAAVFDMGFPGSSFTWCNNQRGRARIWKRLDRFLINKECATLPLFISEVGGPPLRILCSKLLATRRAIQEWNKNSFGNVFNVVRVAEENVLRAEFRVEHDDSEEAQIELSRVQTELRHALLIEEQF; from the exons ATGCATGATGTAAAATTTGCTGCAATATGTGAACCAAAGGCAGATGTCTCACAAATTGAGTACATTAGACTTCGCCTTTCGTTTGACGCTATAGAGATTAACATGTCAGGCGATTTATGGGTTTTTTATAGTTTGCCATTTACGTGCTCTGTGTTGGGTCGATCTTCCCAACATATCTCTCTTCTAGTTTATCACTCTTGGCTGCCAGGAAATTTAGTTGTCTCATTTGTTCATGCGAGTTGCTCGAGGGAGGAGAGGCGGGCACTGTGGCATGCTTTGTTGGCTGACAAACCAACTTCGGTACCTTGGTGCGTGTGTGGGGACTTTAACGTGATTCTAGAGCCACAGGAGAAGAGAGGAGGGCGCCCATTTGGCAACACTGAGGGACAAGAGCTATTGTCATTTATGGAGGAGGCTGCGGTATTTGACATGGGATTCCCAGGGTCAAGCTTCACATGGTGTAACAATCAAAGGGGCCGCGCAAGAATTTGGAAGAGATTGGATAGGTTCTTGATCAATAAAGAATGTGCGACGTTGCCATTGTTCATTTCG GAAGTGGGTGGACCTCCATTGCGGATCTTATGTTCCAAGCTACTGGCGACCAGACGAGCGATTCAAGAGTGGAACAAAAACTCTTTTGGGAATGTCTTTAATGTTGTTCGCGTAGCAGAGGAGAATGTGCTCCGTGCGGAGTTCCGAGTTGAGCATGATGACTCGGAGGAGGCGCAGATAGAGCTGAGCAGAGTTCAAACGGAGTTGAGGCATGCACTATTGATTGAGGAGCAGTTTTAG